A window of Gossypium hirsutum isolate 1008001.06 chromosome D13, Gossypium_hirsutum_v2.1, whole genome shotgun sequence genomic DNA:
TATCACAAATATTTCAATCATGATTCTTAACATCCTTAGCGTGTAAGGTTGGGTTTGAGTGCAAGTAACTCCACTCATCTCCCATATTAAAAGGTGGGGATATTTTTTTTCCTCCGACTTCGATCAATTATTTATATGTGCATGGAcgagtcaaattttattttatttatttctttaatccataaaaaagaaattactaaatttataattattttaaaattttaattaaaacatatgcAAAATAGTTGTAAAATTAAAAGAAGGcactttaaattgttttaagatgatgggtccaaaaatttcaatatattttatttgAGTTTGTTAGTCATTTGGTGAAAGAGTATATATAAAACACCTAAATCAAATAACGAAAGCCTTTGGTGTTAAAATAGCCACCGGGGGTGTCTCTTGCAACTGAGTGTAGGTGGTGACAGCTCAATAAGTTATTGGTGGGATTACGTCAATAACCTTTGGGTCGTAGTTTTCTCTCCCTTTTGagggagttttttttttctcctatTCTTTTTATGTTTTCTGATTCTAGGCTTTTAGCCATCCGACTAATGTCGAATCCAAACTTTGATGTTGGGAACGGTTGGTATTATCGTTGTGCGCCTTTGGGCGCTCTTTTCGCACTCAGGCATTTTTAAAGACTGTACTGTATTgtaatatgtttgatatttggTCACCTCATTATGGGAAAATATGATTGACCCATTTCTTTTAAAAGGACctgttaaaaaataatatcaaggACCATTTGATAGGTGTAAATATGTTATTCATCATATTCAAGCTTACATTGTTAATAAATAGaaactcaaataattttttttgaaatttgaggaCATCTGATGCAATTAACCGCTCCACATACACTGCTAGAGCTAGTAGCCAAGTCaagcaaatgaataaaaaataatggaaTACAAGTCACCTAATCGTCCCTTTTCGTATTCTTCTCGAATCTATTACTGCAGCACAAGAGAAAGGAAagtgaaagtaaaaaaaagaaaaagaaaatggggaTATGGGACTTGATTTCATGGTCAACCGACTCAGTGAGGGGCCTTTGGCAGAGCTCTTGCGGTCATGGTTCCACAGTGATCACAAAGGGAAAGGAGGTATCAGTTGATGCACTGCAAAAGGTGAACCATCATGGTTCCGCAGCCATCAGCAAGGGCAAGGAGATGTCGTGTACTGCACTGGAAAAGATGAACCATCACCTGTCTGACCCTGAAACCCGGTCAAAGATCTCAAGGGTAGCTACCGATATTGCCAAGAATGCTACCGTTGAGGGCCTTAAAACCATCCCTGGTATTCATTATTGGGTTGTTTATTTCTAATGTTTGCAGCTGATAGATTGTTGATCAATTTGCATTTGCTAGAGCTTAGCCCATGGTTTAAGggtattttagcatttaactATGTTTGCAGGTGCATATCCAACATACAAAATTGTATCAAAGTCGATAAGTGATGATGATCAGAAGTTCAAAAGTGAGAACAAGTCCAAGAAACAGGAAGAAGCTTTGAAGGCATTGCAAGCTACAGTAAGCAAACTGGAGAAAGAAGTCGATGTTCTGCGCGAGCAAGCAGCGAGACAAGCTGTAAAGACAAAGCCTCGAAACACAGTTCAAGCTTCTGAGAAACCAGAAGATGAGATGCAATTCCATTGGTTCATCCTTGACCATTTCTAGAGGATGAAGGAAGAATGTCAAGTATGATCTGTACTTCATTGATCATTTTGTGTGAAAATGTTCTTGTTTCCAACCTTTTTGTTCAAATTACAAGATATGTTTTATGCTGTATGAACTATGTCAAGGATGACAATGATTGTGAATGTATCATTCAAGTTTAGGCAAAAAAAGAGGAAGTGTTTCAAGTTCAGAGTTTAATCTTAAAGGATACATTAAAATAACTTTCACAGATTCCCGTTCTTTTTTACCAAATACTATCACATTCTTCAATGTTTGAGTTGAGCTTTCTTTTCTAGATCGCATTAGCAAAGTCCAAACAATCGTCACAAGTCAACTAAtttcccaaacttgaaaattgacagTTTCAAtcaatgaaatttaataaaattcacccCATTGTGCATATAATAAAAGGCCTTTCACTTCTAAGAACTGTTGGACTGCATTAATCTGCTAGCAATTTTAGCATTTTGCAGCATAATATGTTTGTTTTTACTGTGATATTTTCATGACTAGTTTCCCTCTTCGAGGTCGCGCAAAATTTGCTGAATGCCAGCTCTTGTGGGTGCTTGCTTGAGCAGATAGAGAAAAATTGCATGAACCAGTATGTTACAACCTATGCTTGGGCTCTTCCTTTTTAATGACCCATATGTTTAAGTGATAGATCTTCCAAGGACCTCTAAATACATGGAAATCTTCGAAAAAGTAAAAGCATCTGTATCCAACACTCACCCGA
This region includes:
- the LOC121203622 gene encoding uncharacterized protein isoform X1 translates to MLGRSHHKRKESESKKKKKKMGIWDLISWSTDSVRGLWQSSCGHGSTVITKGKEVSVDALQKVNHHGSAAISKGKEMSCTALEKMNHHLSDPETRSKISRVATDIAKNATVEGLKTIPGAYPTYKIVSKSISDDDQKFKSENKSKKQEEALKALQATVSKLEKEVDVLREQAARQAVKTKPRNTVQASEKPEDEMQFHWFILDHF
- the LOC121203622 gene encoding uncharacterized protein isoform X2: MGIWDLISWSTDSVRGLWQSSCGHGSTVITKGKEVSVDALQKVNHHGSAAISKGKEMSCTALEKMNHHLSDPETRSKISRVATDIAKNATVEGLKTIPGAYPTYKIVSKSISDDDQKFKSENKSKKQEEALKALQATVSKLEKEVDVLREQAARQAVKTKPRNTVQASEKPEDEMQFHWFILDHF